One window of Chamaesiphon minutus PCC 6605 genomic DNA carries:
- a CDS encoding IS4 family transposase → MLPELYHAHLSEKFTRGNYLLTILLIQVVQSIKEVTLESIATKLAMPIKFESRRKKVQRFLSNDEWDLDNVWLSLVIAWIKGNVKQNNIIYLAIDRTKWQSNNILMVSMIWRKRAIPIYWQMLDKQGNSTLENQQLVLTPVFAALSDYSLLVLGDREFCSVTLANWLREQKIDFCLRLKKNVCIKTEEELWTELKRLGLEPGNSFFNQEVTIRKTAPVEGFNLAGKWLGKYRNITTKEPWYILTSLADLQAAVDTYAKRFGIEEMFRDFKGGGYNLEKTNLTGERLSKLLILLSLAYLKSIIQGIDIKSKQVQEYLGRKTEHHRKYARHSTFYIGLWGESWVDSTSSNWQVVVELMSLSPHKLPNYQQGLRAMRLILSAL, encoded by the coding sequence ATGTTACCAGAATTGTATCATGCCCATTTGTCAGAAAAATTCACACGCGGTAACTACTTATTGACAATTTTATTGATTCAAGTAGTGCAATCTATTAAAGAAGTCACGCTAGAAAGCATCGCAACAAAACTAGCGATGCCAATTAAATTTGAAAGCAGAAGAAAAAAAGTCCAGAGATTTTTATCAAATGATGAATGGGATTTAGATAATGTTTGGTTATCACTAGTGATTGCTTGGATTAAAGGCAATGTCAAACAGAATAATATTATATATTTAGCAATAGATCGAACCAAATGGCAATCAAACAATATTTTGATGGTCAGTATGATTTGGCGAAAGAGAGCAATTCCTATTTATTGGCAAATGCTTGATAAACAAGGGAACAGTACATTGGAAAACCAACAATTAGTATTAACCCCAGTATTCGCTGCCCTATCAGATTATAGCTTGTTGGTACTGGGAGATCGTGAATTTTGTAGTGTTACTCTTGCGAACTGGCTTAGAGAGCAGAAAATAGATTTCTGTTTACGACTGAAAAAGAATGTTTGTATCAAGACTGAAGAGGAATTGTGGACTGAACTGAAAAGGCTAGGATTAGAGCCAGGAAATAGCTTTTTTAATCAAGAAGTAACAATTAGAAAAACTGCACCAGTTGAAGGATTTAACCTAGCAGGTAAATGGCTAGGTAAATATCGAAATATTACCACAAAAGAGCCTTGGTATATTCTGACCAGCTTGGCAGATCTACAAGCAGCAGTTGATACCTATGCTAAAAGATTTGGAATTGAGGAGATGTTTCGAGACTTTAAGGGCGGAGGATATAACTTAGAAAAGACTAATTTAACGGGCGAACGATTGAGCAAATTATTGATTTTGCTATCACTAGCATACTTGAAGAGTATCATCCAAGGGATAGATATCAAATCAAAGCAAGTTCAAGAATATCTCGGCAGAAAAACAGAACATCACCGAAAATATGCTAGACATAGCACTTTCTATATTGGACTCTGGGGTGAATCATGGGTCGATTCAACATCTAGTAATTGGCAGGTTGTTGTTGAATTAATGTCTTTGTCCCCACATAAACTACCTAATTATCAACAAGGCTTGAGAGCTATGAGACTTATCCTATCAGCGTTATAG
- a CDS encoding metallophosphoesterase: MPKFKFKFLVVRAIKVLLVGCMLVFSVSVYAHKIEPNWLEITETQIELPQLDRAFNGYRIVQISDLHAGDGIDRAQLEKVVTLVNEQNPDLVVITGDLVSRLPRQHVDLLDTLTKLRPRDITLSVLGNHDVFNDAKPVRQAIAKAGVTLLENTIHTIHRQQATLHIAGVGDVFFKQDDLDRVLKQLPATGAAIMLAHEPDFADEVAATRRFGLQLSGHSHGGQIRLPFYDGYVPDLARKYPIGRYQVGDMTQYTNRGIGTIKVYSRFNCRPEISVFSLVAS, from the coding sequence GTGCCTAAATTTAAATTTAAGTTTCTAGTAGTTAGAGCCATTAAAGTTCTGTTGGTGGGCTGTATGCTGGTATTTTCTGTCAGTGTTTATGCCCACAAAATCGAACCCAATTGGCTGGAAATCACCGAAACTCAGATCGAGTTACCTCAATTAGATCGTGCCTTTAATGGTTATCGGATCGTCCAAATCAGCGATCTCCATGCTGGCGATGGGATCGATCGCGCCCAGCTAGAAAAAGTAGTCACGCTTGTCAACGAGCAAAATCCAGATTTGGTAGTAATTACAGGCGATCTCGTCAGCCGTTTGCCCAGACAGCATGTGGATTTATTAGACACGCTCACCAAGTTGCGCCCGCGCGATATTACGCTGTCGGTACTGGGCAATCATGACGTATTTAACGACGCGAAACCAGTTCGTCAGGCGATCGCCAAAGCTGGGGTTACCTTGCTCGAAAATACTATCCATACCATACATCGCCAGCAAGCTACATTACACATCGCTGGGGTAGGTGATGTCTTCTTCAAACAAGACGATCTCGATCGAGTCTTGAAGCAATTACCCGCTACTGGAGCGGCAATTATGCTCGCTCACGAGCCAGATTTTGCCGATGAAGTTGCTGCAACTAGACGATTTGGACTCCAGCTATCGGGACACTCCCACGGCGGACAAATTCGCTTGCCCTTCTATGATGGCTACGTGCCAGATCTCGCTCGTAAATATCCCATAGGACGATATCAAGTTGGCGACATGACTCAGTACACCAATCGCGGCATCGGCACGATCAAAGTCTATTCCCGATTTAACTGTCGTCCAGAAATTTCGGTATTTAGTCTAGTTGCAAGCTAG
- a CDS encoding histidinol-phosphate transaminase, translated as MTTTHSPNPSVATSLPFIRSELASLQAYTPHPGGTEGQSVAISIDRVDTNENPYDLPLEIKQKLAQHWVEAIESNRYPDGGHQRLKAAIAEYVVESAGMNVGAASPLAIRNEHRLLPSQISVGNGSDELLRSILIATCIGGEGSILVAAPTFSMYGILAKTLGIPVVSIARNADFEVDVAAAQTAIRDRQAAPIRVVFMVHPNSPTGNALSATELDWMRSLPADILVVIDEAYFEFSQQTVVAELAEHPNWIVLRTFSKAFRLAAHRVGYAVGHPQLIATLEQVRLPYNLPSMSLAAAELVLQHRLSLLSVLPELTNERDRLFVALSKFDALKVWRSDANFLYVRMLEIENPELAMAQLVTQLKIQGTSIRHTGGGLRISIGSPAENDRTIIRIGDLLRAF; from the coding sequence ATGACTACTACTCATTCACCCAATCCTAGCGTCGCTACATCCTTACCCTTCATTCGCAGCGAACTTGCGAGTTTGCAGGCATACACGCCCCATCCTGGCGGGACTGAGGGGCAATCTGTGGCGATCTCGATCGACCGAGTAGACACGAATGAGAATCCCTACGATCTGCCGCTAGAGATAAAGCAAAAATTGGCGCAGCATTGGGTAGAAGCCATCGAAAGCAATCGTTATCCCGATGGCGGACATCAGCGGCTCAAGGCAGCGATCGCTGAGTATGTAGTAGAATCGGCAGGAATGAACGTTGGCGCAGCCTCGCCTTTGGCGATACGGAACGAGCATCGGCTCCTTCCCAGTCAAATTAGTGTGGGCAATGGTTCGGATGAGTTATTGCGATCGATTCTGATTGCAACTTGCATTGGTGGTGAGGGTAGCATTTTAGTAGCCGCACCGACATTTAGCATGTATGGCATTCTGGCCAAGACTTTGGGAATACCTGTCGTGAGTATCGCTCGAAATGCCGACTTTGAAGTCGATGTGGCTGCGGCTCAAACGGCAATTCGCGATCGACAGGCGGCACCAATTAGGGTGGTATTTATGGTGCATCCCAATTCGCCGACGGGTAATGCGCTGAGTGCAACAGAGTTAGACTGGATGCGGAGTTTGCCAGCAGATATTTTGGTAGTCATCGACGAAGCCTATTTTGAGTTTAGTCAACAGACTGTGGTTGCCGAATTAGCCGAGCATCCAAATTGGATTGTCTTGCGGACATTTTCTAAAGCATTTCGACTGGCGGCGCATCGCGTAGGTTATGCAGTCGGACATCCTCAGCTAATTGCCACTCTAGAGCAGGTAAGGTTGCCTTACAATTTGCCGAGTATGTCTCTAGCCGCAGCCGAGTTAGTATTACAACACCGTCTTTCCCTGCTGTCAGTTCTGCCAGAACTTACGAACGAACGCGATCGCTTGTTTGTAGCACTAAGTAAGTTTGACGCGCTCAAAGTGTGGCGCAGCGATGCTAATTTTCTGTATGTGCGGATGTTGGAAATCGAGAATCCCGAGCTAGCGATGGCACAGCTAGTTACACAGTTAAAAATCCAAGGCACATCGATCCGCCATACTGGGGGTGGCTTACGAATTTCGATCGGTTCTCCAGCAGAAAACGATCGAACTATTATTAGAATCGGTGACTTATTACGAGCGTTTTAG
- a CDS encoding glutaredoxin family protein has translation MHLILYSKIGCHLCEGLQEKLEQIIEPEIHLEIREITTNPDWFDRYQYEIPVLCLQVDGTERTIPRFSPRAGVPQVQQILQQYLQNG, from the coding sequence ATGCACTTAATTTTGTACAGCAAAATCGGCTGCCACCTCTGCGAAGGCTTGCAAGAAAAACTCGAACAAATTATAGAACCCGAGATTCACCTCGAAATTCGCGAAATTACCACCAACCCCGACTGGTTCGATCGATATCAATACGAGATCCCAGTACTATGTTTGCAAGTTGACGGCACCGAGCGAACCATCCCCAGGTTTTCTCCTCGCGCTGGAGTCCCCCAAGTGCAGCAAATTTTACAGCAATATTTGCAAAATGGGTAA
- a CDS encoding UDP-N-acetylmuramoyl-L-alanyl-D-glutamate--2,6-diaminopimelate ligase, which translates to MKLRELLSQSQINLSSDHPNLDLEVTGLKTNSHACTTGDLFIGMPGTRVDGGEFWQGAIAAGAIGAVISPAAAAVHPPTGENCIAIAADMTAACAALAGNFYRHPAQTLKMVGVTGTNGKTTTTHIIEYLLARANISTALLGTLYTRWQGYQKTATHTTPFAVDLQQQLAQALAAGSKVALMEVSSHALDQGRVMGCPFEVGVFTNLTQDHLDYHQNMENYFQAKALLFSPEYLTGRAIVNLDDEYGKRLIGQISADSRSERLRQRVWSYSTTDATADLWTSELAYSQTGVSGKLHTPQGEIDFSSPLVGDYNLENLLAAVGTALHLGMSLEPIVAAIENFPGVPGRMERVQISPQQDITAIVDYAHTPDSLESLLTAARPFIHGKVICVFGCGGDRDRTKRPQMGKIAADLADLVVVTSDNPRTEDPARILQDVVAGIDRTAGVEVIADRAQAIAQAIAMAAPGDGVLIAGKGHEDYQILGTEKIHFDDREQARAALSKKFGG; encoded by the coding sequence ATGAAACTACGCGAACTTCTGTCTCAAAGCCAAATTAACCTCTCCAGCGACCATCCCAATTTAGATTTAGAAGTAACAGGCTTAAAAACCAACTCCCATGCTTGCACCACTGGAGACTTATTCATCGGGATGCCCGGAACGCGAGTCGATGGCGGTGAATTTTGGCAAGGCGCGATCGCCGCAGGAGCAATCGGAGCCGTAATTTCACCCGCAGCCGCAGCAGTTCACCCACCAACTGGAGAAAATTGTATTGCGATCGCCGCAGACATGACAGCAGCCTGTGCAGCTCTAGCTGGCAACTTTTATCGCCATCCTGCCCAAACCCTAAAAATGGTCGGCGTCACGGGTACTAATGGTAAAACTACCACCACCCATATCATTGAATATTTACTCGCTCGAGCCAACATTTCCACCGCACTGCTCGGCACCCTCTACACCCGCTGGCAGGGTTATCAAAAAACAGCTACCCACACCACCCCCTTCGCCGTCGATCTCCAACAACAATTAGCCCAAGCCCTCGCCGCAGGCTCTAAAGTTGCCTTAATGGAAGTCAGCTCTCACGCGTTGGATCAAGGGCGCGTCATGGGCTGTCCGTTTGAGGTGGGCGTATTTACCAACCTGACTCAGGATCACTTGGATTATCACCAGAACATGGAGAACTATTTCCAAGCCAAAGCCTTGTTATTTAGCCCCGAATATCTTACTGGACGTGCGATCGTCAATCTCGATGATGAATATGGCAAACGATTAATTGGCCAAATTTCAGCCGATTCTCGTTCCGAGAGGCTTCGCCAACGAGTCTGGAGCTACAGTACCACCGATGCAACTGCCGATCTGTGGACGAGCGAACTCGCGTACAGTCAAACGGGCGTCAGCGGAAAACTGCATACACCTCAAGGCGAAATTGACTTCAGCTCGCCCCTAGTCGGCGATTACAACCTCGAAAATCTCTTAGCTGCGGTGGGGACTGCCTTACACCTCGGCATGAGCTTAGAACCGATCGTCGCCGCGATCGAGAATTTTCCGGGCGTACCCGGACGGATGGAACGCGTCCAAATATCGCCCCAGCAAGACATCACCGCGATCGTCGATTATGCCCACACCCCAGATAGTTTGGAAAGCCTTCTCACCGCAGCACGTCCCTTTATCCATGGTAAAGTAATCTGTGTGTTTGGTTGTGGTGGCGATCGCGATCGCACCAAACGCCCGCAAATGGGCAAAATTGCCGCCGACCTTGCCGACCTCGTAGTGGTAACATCCGATAACCCTCGAACAGAAGATCCCGCCCGAATTCTGCAAGATGTCGTCGCTGGCATCGATCGCACCGCAGGCGTCGAAGTGATTGCCGATCGCGCTCAAGCCATTGCCCAAGCCATTGCCATGGCAGCACCGGGCGATGGTGTCCTGATCGCAGGCAAAGGACACGAAGATTACCAAATCCTCGGCACCGAAAAAATCCATTTTGACGATCGCGAACAAGCTCGTGCGGCTTTGAGTAAAAAGTTTGGAGGGTAA
- the gatA gene encoding Asp-tRNA(Asn)/Glu-tRNA(Gln) amidotransferase subunit GatA, with protein sequence MASIRELHHQLVTKERSAVEIATEAIARVEQLEPKLRSFLCTTPTQALAQARSVDAKIAAGEQIPLLAGIPIALKDNMCTQGIVTTCGSKILAGFIPPYESTVTQKLQDLGAVSLGKTNLDEFAMGSSTENSAYQVTANPWDLERVPGGSSGGSAAAVSGSECVVSLGSDTGGSIRQPAAFCGVVGLKPTYGLVSRFGLVAYASSLDQIGPFARTVEDAAILLEAIAGYDPKDSTSLKIEIPKYSQLLTPDLPKGLKIGVITETFGEGLDPQVAESVHQAIEHFRALGAEVREISCPRFRYGLPTYYVIAPSEASANLARYDGVKYGFRAEADNLMSMYTQTRAAGFGAEVKRRIMLGTYALSAGYYDAYYLKAQKVRTLIKEDFEVAFSEVDILITPTAPTTAFKAGEKTADPLSMYLSDLMTIPVNLAGLPGISIPCGFDDKGMPIGLQLLSNVLREDLLLQVAHVYEQTNEWYKRSPSL encoded by the coding sequence ATGGCATCTATTCGTGAGTTGCACCACCAGCTTGTTACCAAAGAACGATCGGCAGTAGAAATCGCCACCGAAGCGATCGCGCGAGTCGAGCAACTCGAACCTAAACTGCGGAGTTTCTTATGTACCACACCGACACAAGCTCTGGCACAGGCACGATCGGTAGACGCCAAAATTGCCGCAGGTGAACAAATTCCCCTCCTAGCGGGTATTCCGATCGCACTCAAGGATAACATGTGTACCCAAGGCATCGTGACTACCTGCGGTTCCAAAATTCTCGCTGGCTTCATACCGCCTTATGAGTCTACTGTCACCCAAAAGCTGCAAGATTTAGGCGCGGTATCCTTGGGCAAAACTAACCTCGATGAATTTGCGATGGGTAGTTCTACCGAAAACTCTGCCTACCAAGTCACCGCCAATCCTTGGGATCTAGAACGCGTACCGGGCGGATCTTCAGGTGGTTCGGCTGCGGCTGTATCGGGTTCAGAATGCGTTGTATCGCTCGGTTCCGATACTGGCGGTTCGATTCGTCAACCTGCGGCTTTTTGTGGCGTGGTGGGTCTAAAACCGACCTATGGATTGGTATCGAGATTCGGACTGGTGGCTTATGCCTCCTCGCTCGATCAAATTGGGCCATTTGCGCGGACGGTAGAAGATGCAGCCATACTATTGGAAGCGATCGCGGGTTACGATCCTAAAGATTCCACCAGCCTAAAGATTGAGATTCCCAAGTATTCCCAACTATTGACCCCAGACTTACCAAAGGGTCTTAAAATCGGCGTCATTACCGAAACTTTTGGCGAAGGTTTAGATCCGCAAGTTGCCGAATCCGTCCATCAAGCGATCGAGCATTTTCGCGCTTTGGGTGCCGAAGTTCGAGAAATTTCCTGTCCGCGTTTCCGCTACGGTTTACCCACCTATTATGTGATCGCTCCTTCCGAAGCCTCGGCAAACCTAGCTCGCTATGATGGCGTCAAATATGGATTTAGAGCCGAAGCTGACAATCTGATGTCCATGTATACACAAACTAGGGCTGCTGGATTTGGTGCCGAAGTCAAACGACGGATTATGCTGGGTACCTACGCGCTTTCGGCTGGTTATTACGATGCCTACTACCTCAAAGCTCAAAAGGTACGAACGCTAATTAAAGAGGACTTTGAAGTAGCCTTTAGTGAGGTAGATATTTTAATTACCCCTACCGCCCCGACGACGGCTTTTAAAGCTGGCGAAAAAACTGCCGACCCCTTGAGCATGTATCTCTCTGACTTGATGACTATCCCCGTCAATCTCGCTGGATTGCCTGGAATTAGTATCCCCTGTGGTTTCGACGATAAGGGAATGCCGATCGGTTTGCAGTTGCTCAGTAATGTATTACGCGAGGATCTCTTGCTGCAAGTCGCTCACGTTTACGAGCAGACAAATGAATGGTATAAGCGATCTCCTAGTTTATAG
- a CDS encoding sensor histidine kinase — protein sequence MENPPPPELSLGDLKDELIAHLMQELCTPLTNIKTALKLLESPVLKQPQRQRYLGLIRGECDRQNSLINGATRLLALDRSPDRAGVVPLQLAQIVPGVVSTYQPLAAEKGVRLGYTIPSNLPPILCVETWVRQIAIDLLHNGIKYTADGGQVFVQASVQGEYVQLEFRDTGIGIAPAEIPKIFDRFYRVRHLPDEHNNGAGLGLTIVQNILLRCGGSISVISQVGVGSKFRVLLPTGG from the coding sequence ATGGAAAACCCCCCCCCTCCAGAACTCAGCTTAGGTGACTTGAAAGATGAGCTGATCGCCCATCTGATGCAAGAATTGTGTACGCCCTTAACCAATATCAAAACAGCCCTCAAACTGCTGGAATCGCCAGTTCTCAAGCAACCACAACGGCAGAGGTATTTAGGCTTAATTCGTGGTGAGTGCGATCGCCAAAACTCATTAATTAACGGGGCAACCCGACTGCTGGCACTCGATCGATCGCCAGATCGAGCTGGAGTCGTGCCGCTTCAGCTCGCCCAGATCGTGCCTGGAGTCGTTAGTACCTATCAACCTTTAGCCGCCGAAAAAGGCGTCAGGCTGGGCTATACTATCCCCAGCAATCTACCGCCAATTTTGTGTGTGGAAACATGGGTACGGCAAATTGCGATCGATTTATTGCACAATGGCATCAAATATACCGCCGATGGCGGTCAAGTTTTCGTCCAAGCTTCCGTGCAAGGTGAGTACGTGCAATTAGAATTTCGCGATACTGGCATCGGCATCGCCCCAGCCGAAATTCCTAAAATTTTCGATCGCTTTTACCGCGTTCGCCATTTACCAGACGAGCATAACAATGGTGCGGGTTTAGGCTTAACGATCGTCCAAAACATCCTCCTCCGCTGCGGCGGCTCGATCTCCGTTATCAGTCAAGTCGGCGTTGGCTCTAAGTTTCGCGTACTATTACCGACTGGCGGTTAG